A genomic segment from Barrientosiimonas humi encodes:
- a CDS encoding LacI family DNA-binding transcriptional regulator codes for MAIRLSEVAKHAGVSEATVSRVLNDKPGVARGTREAVLTSVDVLGYERPSLLRRQMVGMVGLIVPELTNPIFPVMAQSIQMGLAAEGYTAVLCTQAPGGVHEDDYLQMLLDRGAAGVIFVSGQHANLDVDLERYHRLRARGLPMVLINGHRPEVDAPSLSNDDAAAVEVALAHLVQLGHERIGLATGQHRYVPVVRRVEAFRRLAAELLPDLDLDAMVQETWFGLEGGVQAGADLIEAGATAVICGSDVIALGVTRAARQAGLCVPDDLSVVGYDGSLISAFSDPALTTVRQDTTAICHAAVRALVDEIGGRPHRRGEALFAPELVVRASTGRPPER; via the coding sequence ATGGCCATACGCCTGTCCGAGGTCGCCAAGCACGCCGGCGTGAGCGAGGCGACGGTGAGCCGCGTGCTCAACGACAAGCCCGGCGTCGCGCGCGGGACGCGCGAGGCGGTGCTGACCTCGGTCGACGTGCTCGGCTACGAACGACCCAGCCTGCTGCGCCGTCAGATGGTCGGCATGGTCGGGCTGATCGTGCCCGAGCTGACCAACCCGATCTTCCCGGTGATGGCGCAGAGCATCCAGATGGGGCTCGCGGCCGAGGGCTACACCGCGGTGCTGTGCACCCAGGCCCCCGGCGGGGTGCACGAGGACGACTACCTGCAGATGCTGCTCGACCGCGGCGCGGCCGGGGTGATCTTCGTCAGCGGCCAGCACGCCAACCTCGACGTCGACCTCGAGCGATATCACCGGCTGCGCGCCCGCGGCCTGCCGATGGTGCTGATCAACGGGCACCGCCCCGAGGTCGACGCGCCGTCGCTGTCCAACGACGACGCCGCCGCGGTCGAGGTCGCGCTGGCGCACCTGGTGCAGCTCGGGCACGAGCGCATCGGCCTGGCGACCGGGCAGCACCGTTATGTCCCGGTGGTGCGCCGCGTCGAGGCGTTCCGCCGGCTCGCCGCCGAGCTGCTGCCCGACCTCGATCTCGATGCGATGGTGCAGGAGACCTGGTTCGGTCTGGAGGGCGGCGTGCAGGCCGGGGCCGACCTGATCGAGGCCGGCGCCACCGCGGTCATCTGCGGCTCCGACGTCATCGCGCTCGGCGTCACCCGCGCCGCTCGGCAGGCGGGGCTGTGCGTGCCCGACGACCTGTCCGTGGTCGGCTACGACGGGTCGCTCATCTCCGCCTTCAGCGACCCGGCGCTCACCACGGTCCGGCAGGACACCACCGCCATCTGCCACGCCGCCGTGCGCGCGCTCGTCGACGAGATCGGCGGCCGGCCCCACCGCCGGGGCGAGGCGCTGTTCGCCCCCGAGCTGGTCGTCCGCGCCTCCACCGGGCGTCCGCCCGAGCGCTGA
- a CDS encoding glycoside hydrolase family 13 protein yields MTDPAPLRRPHHDGSALYVADPAPRPGQRVRVRVRVPHASGVTEVHLRQVTDGEPEFRPATRVASDDLESWWEAEVVCHNPVTGYRFVLSGETSGYQWLNGTGVHDRDVPDAADFRLVTHDPPPDWALDAVVYQVYPDRFARSAAAPPVTQVAPDWAIPAGWDDPVTAEPHLAGRQLFGGDLDGIAEHLDHLERLGVTTLYLTPFFPAGSSHRYDAATFDAVDPVLGGDEALRRLVRAAHERGLRVLGDLTTNHTGDRHEWFVAAQTDPAAPERDRYLYDETGDYVSWLGVPSLPKIDHESTSVAERLFDAPDATVRRWLAGPDGLDGWRVDVANMTGRWGAQDVNHEVARRMRRAVQETRADGLLIAEHCHDHSRDVDGDGWHGVMNYSGFTRPLWTWLRHPGTAPSFLGSPLMVPRLGGAAVADTMDEFTALVPWRSRAHSFTLVGSHDTTRIRTLVESPDEVIAAAGLLLTLPGVPMITYGDEIGMLGSFGEDGRRPMPWDESRWDNRIFAAYQELIRARRDLEPLRRGGMRWVHTDDDVLVFLRETAEQVAMVAVSRAAYRLGVPARDLPGVDERRVVVGGAALQVDGDVTLSSDRAGVGVWVWSREVP; encoded by the coding sequence GTGACCGACCCGGCCCCGCTGCGGCGCCCGCACCACGACGGGTCGGCGCTCTACGTCGCCGACCCCGCGCCGCGGCCGGGGCAGCGGGTGCGCGTGCGGGTGCGGGTGCCGCACGCGTCCGGCGTGACCGAGGTGCACCTGCGCCAGGTGACCGACGGCGAGCCGGAGTTCCGGCCGGCCACCCGCGTCGCGAGCGACGACCTGGAGAGCTGGTGGGAGGCCGAGGTCGTCTGCCACAACCCGGTCACCGGCTACCGGTTCGTGCTGAGCGGCGAGACCAGCGGCTACCAGTGGCTCAACGGCACCGGCGTGCACGACCGCGACGTGCCCGACGCCGCCGACTTCCGGCTCGTGACCCACGACCCGCCGCCCGACTGGGCGCTGGACGCCGTGGTCTACCAGGTCTATCCCGACCGCTTCGCCCGCTCCGCCGCCGCCCCGCCCGTGACGCAGGTCGCTCCCGACTGGGCGATCCCGGCCGGCTGGGACGACCCGGTCACCGCCGAGCCGCACCTCGCCGGGCGGCAGCTGTTCGGCGGCGACCTCGACGGCATCGCCGAGCACCTCGACCACCTCGAGCGACTCGGGGTGACCACGCTCTACCTCACGCCGTTCTTCCCGGCCGGCTCGAGCCACCGCTACGACGCCGCCACGTTCGACGCGGTCGACCCGGTGCTCGGCGGGGACGAGGCGCTGCGCCGCCTGGTGCGCGCGGCGCACGAGCGCGGCCTGCGGGTGCTGGGCGACCTCACGACCAACCACACCGGCGACCGGCACGAGTGGTTCGTCGCCGCGCAGACCGACCCGGCCGCGCCCGAGCGCGACCGCTACCTCTACGACGAGACCGGCGACTACGTCTCCTGGCTCGGGGTGCCCTCGCTGCCCAAGATCGACCACGAGAGCACGAGCGTCGCCGAGCGGCTCTTCGACGCCCCCGACGCGACCGTACGCCGGTGGCTGGCCGGGCCCGACGGGCTCGACGGCTGGCGCGTCGACGTCGCGAACATGACCGGCCGGTGGGGCGCCCAGGACGTCAACCACGAGGTCGCGCGCCGGATGCGCCGCGCGGTGCAGGAGACTCGCGCCGACGGTCTGCTCATCGCCGAGCACTGTCACGACCACTCCCGCGACGTCGACGGCGACGGGTGGCACGGGGTGATGAACTACAGCGGGTTCACCCGCCCGTTGTGGACCTGGCTGCGCCACCCCGGCACGGCCCCGAGCTTCCTCGGCTCGCCGCTGATGGTGCCGCGGCTCGGCGGCGCCGCCGTGGCCGACACGATGGACGAGTTCACCGCGCTGGTGCCCTGGCGCAGCCGCGCGCACAGCTTCACGCTCGTCGGCTCGCACGACACGACGCGCATCCGCACCCTGGTCGAGAGCCCCGACGAGGTGATCGCTGCGGCGGGGCTGCTGCTGACCCTGCCGGGAGTCCCGATGATCACCTACGGCGACGAGATCGGGATGCTCGGCAGCTTCGGCGAGGACGGCCGGCGCCCGATGCCGTGGGACGAGTCCCGTTGGGACAACAGGATTTTCGCGGCCTACCAGGAGCTGATCCGCGCGCGCCGCGACCTCGAGCCGCTCCGGCGGGGTGGCATGCGCTGGGTGCACACCGACGACGACGTGCTCGTGTTCCTGCGCGAGACCGCCGAGCAGGTGGCGATGGTCGCGGTGTCGCGGGCGGCGTACAGACTGGGGGTGCCCGCACGCGACCTGCCCGGTGTCGACGAGCGCCGGGTTGTCGTCGGGGGCGCTGCCCTCCAGGTCGACGGCGACGTCACGCTGAGCAGTGACCGAGCCGGTGTCGGGGTCTGGGTCTGGTCGAGAGAGGTGCCGTGA
- a CDS encoding sugar ABC transporter permease — translation MSAVAQPNPITPAVGDELDESVAVADRQPPRGHGSTWWRHALGILALVWALFPIVFLLSAALNRTGSLSTSSLLPQSFSLNNFSQLFNDPARPYTSWYRNSLIISLVGSLATVFIGACAAYAFSRLRFQGRRPGLMALLLLQLFPGLLAVVALYLTFNAIGDVLPGVGLNTTWGLILAYLGGAMGANIWLLKGYFDTVPRELDEAARVDGASHARIFFTMTLRLVMPILVTVFMVSFVSLFGEFMLASIFLLDADKQTLAVGLWSMSKGNEANRLFGQFAAGSLLGSLPTVLLYLAFQKQLIGGATAGSVK, via the coding sequence ATGTCGGCCGTCGCGCAGCCCAACCCGATCACCCCCGCCGTCGGCGACGAGCTCGACGAGTCGGTCGCGGTCGCCGACCGGCAGCCGCCGCGCGGGCACGGATCCACCTGGTGGCGCCACGCGCTCGGGATCCTCGCCCTGGTCTGGGCGCTCTTCCCGATCGTCTTCCTGCTGTCGGCCGCGCTCAACCGCACCGGCTCCCTGTCGACGAGCTCCCTTCTGCCGCAGTCGTTCTCGCTGAACAACTTCTCCCAGCTGTTCAACGACCCGGCCCGGCCCTACACGAGCTGGTACCGCAACTCGCTGATCATCTCCCTCGTCGGCTCGCTGGCGACGGTCTTCATCGGGGCCTGCGCGGCGTACGCCTTCTCCCGGCTCCGCTTCCAGGGTCGCCGCCCGGGCCTGATGGCCCTGCTGCTCCTGCAGCTCTTCCCCGGGCTGCTCGCAGTGGTCGCGCTCTACCTGACCTTCAACGCGATCGGCGACGTGCTGCCGGGCGTCGGGCTGAACACCACCTGGGGCCTGATCCTGGCCTACCTCGGCGGGGCGATGGGCGCCAACATCTGGCTGCTCAAGGGCTACTTCGACACCGTGCCCCGCGAGCTCGACGAGGCCGCGCGGGTCGACGGCGCCTCGCACGCGCGCATCTTCTTCACGATGACCCTGCGGCTGGTCATGCCGATCCTGGTGACCGTCTTCATGGTCAGCTTCGTGAGCCTGTTCGGCGAGTTCATGCTGGCGAGCATCTTCCTGCTCGACGCCGACAAGCAGACCCTCGCGGTCGGGCTGTGGTCGATGAGCAAGGGCAACGAGGCGAACCGGCTGTTCGGGCAGTTCGCCGCCGGGTCGCTGCTCGGCTCGCTCCCGACGGTGCTGCTCTACCTCGCCTTCCAGAAGCAGCTGATCGGCGGCGCCACCGCGGGCTCGGTCAAGTGA
- a CDS encoding ABC transporter permease subunit, with protein MSYRTTQSEVDGEFRLGPTKTPVWAVVVKWLAIVAAAGLALYVATRLAQTGHWMFAVVAGTVGVAVLGIYATGRAVPLKYLLPGMLLCLAFQVWPIGYTVLTSFTNYGDGHTSSKEEATQQNLTYSVREVPGSPRYALTVAVPEGQPKATGDLHFLLVSPDKKLYDGTDSGLEPLASEGVEQAPTTGKVLSAPGFTVLNAREVNSRSDVREFAVPTDGGSGIKAVGLSEAFEGRPTLVWDKDADTLTDTQSREVYVPRDASWVPRDGTGEALPVGWKENVGLANFGTVLTNSTIRTGFAKIFAWNVAFALLSVGTTFVLGMFIALLFNDRRMRGRGIYRSLLILPYAIPAFVTALVWASMYNQEFGLINTLTGLNVDWLGNPWAAKVALLLANLWLGFPYFFIICTGALQSIPQDVMEAARVDGASAWRTLRSITMPLLMVAVGPLLIASFAFNFNNFGLIWLITAGGPFTEGDASIGSTDLLITYAFRLAFTSSSPNFGLASAVSIFIFAFVALISIPAFRRTRALEEVH; from the coding sequence ATGTCTTATCGCACAACGCAGTCCGAGGTCGACGGCGAGTTCAGGCTGGGCCCGACCAAGACCCCCGTGTGGGCGGTCGTGGTCAAGTGGCTGGCCATCGTGGCCGCCGCCGGGCTGGCCCTGTACGTCGCCACCAGGCTCGCCCAGACGGGCCACTGGATGTTCGCGGTCGTCGCCGGGACGGTCGGCGTCGCCGTGCTCGGCATCTACGCCACGGGCCGCGCGGTCCCGCTGAAGTACCTCCTGCCGGGCATGCTGCTCTGCCTCGCCTTCCAGGTCTGGCCGATCGGTTACACCGTGCTGACCAGCTTCACCAACTACGGCGACGGGCACACCTCCAGCAAGGAGGAGGCGACCCAGCAGAACCTCACCTACAGCGTGCGCGAGGTCCCCGGCTCGCCCCGCTATGCCCTCACCGTGGCCGTCCCCGAGGGGCAGCCGAAGGCGACCGGCGACCTGCACTTCCTGCTCGTCAGCCCCGACAAGAAGCTGTACGACGGCACGGACTCCGGCCTGGAGCCGCTGGCCTCCGAGGGGGTCGAGCAGGCACCGACCACCGGCAAGGTACTCTCGGCACCCGGCTTCACCGTGCTCAACGCGCGAGAAGTCAACTCCCGCAGCGATGTTCGCGAGTTCGCGGTGCCCACCGACGGCGGCAGCGGCATCAAGGCGGTCGGGCTGTCCGAGGCGTTCGAGGGCCGTCCGACGCTCGTCTGGGACAAGGACGCCGACACCCTCACCGACACCCAGAGCCGCGAGGTCTACGTCCCGCGCGACGCGAGCTGGGTGCCGCGCGACGGCACCGGCGAGGCGCTCCCGGTGGGGTGGAAGGAGAACGTCGGCCTGGCCAACTTCGGCACGGTGCTGACCAACTCCACGATCCGCACCGGCTTCGCCAAGATCTTCGCCTGGAACGTCGCGTTCGCCCTGCTGTCGGTGGGCACGACGTTCGTGCTCGGCATGTTCATCGCGCTGCTGTTCAACGACCGCCGGATGCGCGGCCGCGGGATCTACCGCAGCCTGCTGATCCTGCCGTACGCCATCCCCGCCTTCGTGACGGCGCTGGTCTGGGCCTCGATGTACAACCAGGAGTTCGGCCTGATCAACACCCTCACGGGGCTCAACGTCGACTGGCTCGGCAACCCGTGGGCGGCCAAGGTGGCGCTGCTGCTGGCCAACCTGTGGCTGGGCTTCCCCTACTTCTTCATCATCTGCACCGGTGCGCTGCAGTCGATCCCGCAGGACGTCATGGAGGCCGCCCGGGTCGACGGCGCGTCGGCCTGGCGGACGCTGCGTTCGATCACGATGCCGCTGCTGATGGTGGCGGTCGGGCCGCTGCTGATCGCCTCGTTCGCCTTCAACTTCAACAACTTCGGGCTCATCTGGCTGATCACGGCCGGCGGCCCGTTCACCGAGGGCGACGCGAGCATCGGGTCCACCGACCTGCTCATCACGTACGCGTTCCGTCTCGCGTTCACCAGCTCGTCGCCGAACTTCGGTCTGGCGTCAGCGGTCTCGATCTTCATCTTCGCCTTCGTGGCGTTGATCAGCATCCCCGCGTTCCGGCGCACCCGCGCCCTGGAGGAGGTCCACTGA
- a CDS encoding sugar ABC transporter substrate-binding protein, giving the protein MSHRKIAVAMAGSAALLLSACGGGGGGSSASSSTPAASGGSADAGGAAAAPTTLSTKDPARAAADLVIWSDADRAPVVQKYADQFGKENGISVAVQIAPDTRQQFKDATKVGKGPDVVVGAHDWLGELVQNSAVAPVNLSAADQGKFAPSSIAATKYNGQVYGVPYAIENIGLIRNTALAPNAPKTMNELLTTGKGLVSSKKATNVLAQQVGKKGDAYFGYPYLSAFEGGGIFGTKPNGDYDPAKVIVNSAGSVKGGQLLGQLGKDKVLSTNVDDKNVAALFEGKKVPYMISGPWAIDGIKKAGINYEVSPLPTVDGGGAMKPFLGVQMFYVSAKAKNATFAQEFVTKYVPREDVQMALFTAGNRPPALTSAYDKVAAKNPDVKAWFEAGKEGKPMPNIPAMNSVWEPLGQALADIISGQDPKGRLGKAQTEIVANIKQG; this is encoded by the coding sequence GTGTCCCACCGCAAGATCGCCGTCGCCATGGCCGGATCGGCCGCCCTGCTGCTCTCCGCGTGCGGCGGTGGGGGCGGCGGCTCGTCAGCCAGCAGCTCCACCCCCGCGGCCTCCGGCGGCTCCGCCGACGCCGGCGGCGCGGCCGCCGCGCCCACCACGCTGTCCACCAAGGACCCGGCCCGCGCGGCCGCCGACCTGGTCATCTGGTCCGACGCCGACCGGGCGCCGGTCGTGCAGAAGTACGCCGACCAGTTCGGCAAGGAGAACGGCATCAGCGTCGCGGTGCAGATCGCGCCAGACACCCGCCAGCAGTTCAAGGACGCCACGAAGGTCGGCAAGGGCCCCGACGTCGTCGTCGGCGCGCACGACTGGCTGGGCGAGCTGGTGCAGAACAGCGCGGTCGCCCCGGTGAACCTCTCGGCCGCCGACCAGGGCAAGTTCGCCCCGAGCTCGATCGCGGCGACGAAGTACAACGGCCAGGTCTACGGCGTGCCCTACGCCATCGAGAACATCGGCCTGATCCGCAACACCGCGCTCGCGCCGAACGCGCCCAAGACGATGAACGAGCTGCTGACCACGGGCAAGGGCCTGGTGTCGTCCAAGAAGGCCACCAACGTGCTGGCCCAGCAGGTCGGCAAGAAGGGCGACGCCTACTTCGGCTACCCCTACCTGTCGGCGTTCGAGGGCGGCGGCATCTTCGGCACCAAGCCCAACGGCGACTACGACCCGGCCAAGGTCATCGTGAACAGCGCCGGCTCGGTGAAGGGCGGTCAGCTGCTGGGCCAGCTCGGCAAGGACAAGGTCCTGTCGACCAACGTCGACGACAAGAACGTCGCGGCGCTGTTCGAGGGCAAGAAGGTGCCCTACATGATCAGCGGCCCGTGGGCGATCGACGGCATCAAGAAGGCCGGCATCAACTACGAGGTCTCCCCGCTCCCGACGGTCGACGGCGGCGGCGCGATGAAGCCGTTCCTCGGCGTGCAGATGTTCTACGTCTCCGCCAAGGCCAAGAACGCCACGTTCGCCCAGGAGTTCGTGACCAAGTACGTCCCGCGCGAGGACGTGCAGATGGCGCTGTTCACCGCGGGCAACCGTCCGCCGGCCCTCACCTCGGCCTACGACAAGGTCGCCGCCAAGAACCCCGACGTGAAGGCGTGGTTCGAGGCGGGCAAGGAGGGCAAGCCGATGCCCAACATCCCGGCCATGAACTCGGTCTGGGAGCCGCTGGGCCAGGCGCTCGCCGACATCATCAGCGGGCAGGACCCGAAGGGCCGCCTGGGCAAGGCGCAGACCGAGATCGTCGCGAACATCAAGCAGGGCTGA
- a CDS encoding ABC transporter ATP-binding protein, whose amino-acid sequence MATVTFDQATRVYPGGDKPAVDSLDIDISDGEFLVLVGPSGSGKSTALRMLAGLEEVNGGAIRIGERDVTNLSPKDRDVAMVFQNYALYPHMSVADNMGFALKIAGTPKAEIRSRVEEAAKILDLEPFLDRKPKALSGGQRQRVAMGRAIVRSPQVFLMDEPLSNLDAKLRVQTRTQIASLQRRLGVTTVYVTHDQTEAMTMGDRVAVLKDGLLQQIDTPRRMYDHPNNVFVAGFIGSPAMNLLTRPVVDGGVSVGNYVHPIERGALNEAGQTVTVGVRPEDLVLNTEGTGIPVEVDVVEELGADAYVYGRTNLGDGEQQIIARVDGRTPPEKGQQVFFTLKEGHVHLFDADSGERLGD is encoded by the coding sequence ATGGCCACAGTCACGTTCGACCAAGCAACTCGCGTCTACCCCGGGGGCGACAAGCCCGCGGTCGACTCGCTCGACATCGACATCTCAGACGGCGAGTTCCTCGTCCTGGTCGGCCCGTCGGGTTCGGGGAAGTCCACCGCGCTGCGCATGCTCGCCGGCCTCGAGGAGGTGAACGGCGGCGCCATCCGCATCGGCGAGCGCGACGTCACGAACCTGTCCCCCAAGGACCGCGACGTGGCCATGGTCTTCCAGAACTACGCGCTCTACCCGCACATGTCGGTCGCCGACAACATGGGCTTCGCGCTGAAGATCGCGGGCACCCCGAAGGCCGAGATCCGTTCTCGCGTCGAGGAAGCCGCGAAGATCCTCGACCTCGAGCCGTTCCTGGACCGCAAGCCCAAGGCGCTCTCCGGTGGTCAGCGTCAGCGCGTCGCGATGGGTCGGGCGATCGTGCGCTCGCCGCAGGTCTTCCTGATGGACGAGCCGCTGTCGAACCTCGACGCCAAGCTGCGCGTGCAGACCCGCACCCAGATCGCGTCGCTGCAGCGCCGGCTCGGCGTCACCACGGTCTACGTCACGCACGACCAGACCGAGGCGATGACCATGGGCGACCGGGTCGCGGTGCTCAAGGACGGCCTCCTGCAGCAGATCGACACCCCACGGCGGATGTACGACCACCCCAACAACGTCTTCGTCGCCGGCTTCATCGGCTCCCCCGCCATGAACCTGCTGACCCGACCGGTGGTCGACGGCGGCGTGAGCGTGGGCAACTACGTGCACCCCATCGAGCGCGGCGCGCTCAACGAGGCGGGGCAGACCGTGACGGTCGGCGTGCGCCCCGAGGACCTGGTGCTCAACACCGAGGGCACCGGCATCCCGGTCGAGGTCGACGTGGTCGAGGAGCTCGGCGCCGACGCCTACGTCTACGGCCGCACCAACCTCGGCGACGGCGAGCAGCAGATCATCGCCCGCGTCGACGGCCGCACGCCGCCGGAGAAGGGGCAGCAGGTCTTCTTCACGCTGAAGGAAGGCCACGTGCACCTGTTCGACGCCGACAGCGGCGAGCGGCTCGGGGACTGA
- a CDS encoding DUF4032 domain-containing protein, translating to MALELTAARPYPALLDLPWQLPLEEWPEEILAALPRGISRHIVRFVRVDGRVIAVKEIKDDIARREYAMLRMLRRLGQPSVEPVGVVSGRVDDDGEPLDACLLTRHLQFSLPYRAMLSQTLRPDTVQRLIDALAVLLVRLHLAGFWWGDVSLSNTLFKRNAGEFAAYLVDAETGELRNSLSDGQREHDLDIARVNIAGELMDLQAGGLVSPELDPVDVSELIMTRYRTLWAELTEAESFETGERWRVDERIRRLNELGFDVGELDITTDIGGTQIHIQPKVVDAGHHCRRLLRLTGLDVEENQARRLLNDLDSYRAATDRQNEDEDLVAHDWLTQIYEPITRAVPRDLRAKLEPAELFHEVLEHRWYMSEKAGKDVPIETAIADYVKNVLPEKPDEKAIVGADTEAIPVRARPD from the coding sequence GTGGCCCTGGAACTCACGGCGGCACGGCCGTACCCCGCCCTGCTCGACCTGCCGTGGCAGCTGCCGCTGGAGGAGTGGCCGGAGGAGATCCTCGCGGCGCTGCCCCGCGGCATCTCGCGGCACATCGTGCGGTTCGTGCGCGTCGACGGCCGCGTCATCGCCGTCAAGGAGATCAAGGACGACATCGCCCGCCGGGAGTACGCCATGCTCCGGATGCTGCGCCGGCTCGGCCAGCCGTCGGTCGAGCCGGTCGGTGTGGTCAGCGGTCGTGTCGACGACGACGGCGAGCCGCTGGATGCGTGCCTGCTGACCCGGCACCTGCAGTTCTCGCTGCCCTACCGCGCCATGCTGAGCCAGACGTTGCGGCCGGACACGGTCCAGCGGCTGATCGACGCGCTCGCCGTGCTGCTCGTACGTCTGCACCTGGCCGGGTTCTGGTGGGGTGACGTCTCGCTGTCCAACACCCTGTTCAAGCGCAACGCGGGGGAGTTCGCGGCCTACCTGGTCGACGCGGAGACCGGTGAGCTGCGCAACAGCCTGAGCGACGGTCAGCGCGAGCACGACCTGGACATCGCCCGGGTCAACATCGCGGGCGAGCTGATGGACCTGCAGGCCGGCGGCCTCGTCTCGCCGGAGCTCGACCCGGTCGACGTCAGCGAGCTGATCATGACGAGGTATCGCACGCTGTGGGCCGAGCTGACCGAGGCCGAGTCGTTCGAGACCGGCGAGCGGTGGCGGGTCGACGAGCGCATCCGGCGGCTCAACGAGCTCGGCTTCGACGTGGGCGAGCTCGACATCACGACCGACATCGGCGGCACCCAGATCCACATCCAGCCCAAGGTCGTCGACGCCGGCCACCACTGCCGCCGGCTGCTGCGCCTCACCGGCCTCGACGTCGAGGAGAACCAGGCGCGCCGGCTGCTCAACGACCTCGACTCCTACCGCGCGGCCACCGACCGGCAGAACGAGGACGAAGACCTCGTCGCGCACGACTGGCTGACGCAGATCTACGAGCCGATCACCCGGGCGGTGCCGCGCGACCTGCGCGCGAAGCTGGAGCCGGCGGAGCTGTTCCACGAGGTGCTCGAGCACCGGTGGTACATGTCGGAGAAGGCCGGCAAGGACGTCCCCATCGAGACCGCGATCGCCGACTACGTCAAGAACGTGCTGCCCGAGAAGCCCGACGAGAAGGCGATCGTCGGCGCCGACACCGAGGCGATCCCGGTGCGCGCCCGACCCGACTGA
- the rlmB gene encoding 23S rRNA (guanosine(2251)-2'-O)-methyltransferase RlmB, translating to MAGNSRRRGAVRKTGSKKGAVVGSGGQRRRGLEGKGPTPKAGDRPNHKAYKSARRAESTAEPRKAAPARESKRAGGKAASTEVIAGRNSVVEALRSSVPASALYVAGRIDSDDRVREALKTAADRAIPILEAQRTELDRLSDGAVHQGIALQVPPYEYAHPADLVDPEAPGTPLVVALDGITDPRNLGAIVRSVAAFGGHGVVVPERRSAGMTAGAWKTSAGAAARVPVAMATNLTRALQDFRKAGFFVLGLDMDGDVLLPEVALADQPLVIVVGSEGKGLSRLVAETCDQIVSVPMSSAIESLNAGVAASVTLYEIARQRGLAR from the coding sequence ATGGCTGGCAACTCGCGGCGCCGCGGCGCTGTGCGCAAGACCGGGTCCAAGAAGGGCGCGGTCGTCGGCAGCGGCGGCCAGCGTCGCCGTGGGCTCGAGGGCAAGGGCCCCACGCCCAAGGCGGGCGACCGCCCCAACCACAAGGCCTACAAGTCCGCCCGCCGGGCCGAGTCGACCGCCGAGCCGCGCAAGGCGGCGCCCGCGCGCGAGAGCAAGCGCGCCGGGGGCAAGGCGGCCTCGACCGAGGTCATCGCCGGACGCAACTCGGTCGTGGAGGCGCTGCGGTCGTCCGTGCCCGCCTCGGCTCTCTACGTCGCCGGCCGCATCGACTCCGACGACCGGGTGCGCGAGGCGCTGAAGACGGCGGCCGACCGCGCCATCCCGATCCTCGAGGCGCAGCGCACCGAGCTCGACCGGCTCAGCGACGGCGCCGTGCACCAGGGCATCGCGCTGCAGGTGCCGCCGTACGAGTACGCCCACCCCGCCGACCTCGTCGACCCCGAGGCGCCGGGCACCCCGCTCGTCGTCGCGCTCGACGGCATCACCGACCCGCGCAACCTCGGCGCCATCGTGCGGTCGGTCGCCGCGTTCGGCGGTCACGGGGTCGTGGTGCCCGAGCGGCGCTCGGCCGGGATGACGGCGGGGGCGTGGAAGACCTCGGCCGGCGCGGCCGCGCGCGTCCCGGTCGCCATGGCCACCAACCTGACCCGCGCGCTGCAGGACTTCCGCAAGGCCGGCTTCTTCGTGCTGGGGCTCGACATGGACGGCGACGTGCTGCTGCCGGAGGTCGCGCTCGCCGACCAACCGCTGGTCATCGTCGTCGGCTCGGAGGGCAAGGGCCTGTCGCGCCTGGTCGCCGAGACCTGCGACCAGATCGTGTCCGTCCCGATGAGCTCGGCCATCGAGTCGCTCAACGCCGGGGTGGCCGCGTCTGTCACGCTGTACGAGATCGCGCGCCAGCGCGGCCTCGCTCGCTGA